A window of the Oscillospiraceae bacterium genome harbors these coding sequences:
- the gltA gene encoding NADPH-dependent glutamate synthase, with the protein MPNMQQQKTPMPEQAPQVRCHNFAEVAEGYTEEMAKNEAQRCLNCKNKPCVSGCPVGVHIPDFIACVTKGEYEEAFQIIKQTNSLPAVCGRVCPQESQCESKCVRGIKGEPVGIGRLERFVSDWHMQHAGQAVSAPKATFNGHKVAVVGAGPAGLTCAGDLAAKGYQVTVLEALHVAGGVLMYGIPQFRLPKEIVQKEIDELKAKGVEVKTDMVIGKVLEVDELFDMGYEAVFIGTGAGLPNFMNIPGEALVGTYSANEFLTRTNLMKAYKPEYDTPSPVVHKVAVVGGGNVAMDAARTALRLGAEEVHVVYRRAEEQMPARKEEVHHAKEEGVIFNFLTSPVRILGDENGHVSGIECVKMQLGEPDASGRRRPVEIPGSNFKTSVDCVVMAIGNSPNPLIRSTTKGLEANRKGCIVVNDETMETSREGVYAAGDAVSGAATVILAMGGGKAAAKSIDEYIQKKNK; encoded by the coding sequence ATGCCTAATATGCAACAACAAAAGACACCTATGCCAGAGCAGGCGCCGCAGGTGCGCTGCCACAACTTTGCAGAAGTGGCAGAGGGATATACAGAAGAAATGGCAAAAAATGAGGCACAGCGCTGCCTTAACTGCAAAAACAAGCCCTGTGTTTCCGGATGTCCTGTCGGTGTGCATATTCCAGATTTCATTGCGTGTGTCACAAAAGGCGAGTACGAAGAGGCTTTTCAGATCATCAAGCAGACCAACTCTCTGCCGGCTGTCTGCGGCCGTGTTTGCCCGCAGGAGTCACAGTGTGAAAGTAAGTGTGTGCGCGGCATTAAGGGCGAGCCGGTTGGTATTGGCCGGCTGGAGCGCTTTGTTTCCGATTGGCACATGCAGCATGCAGGGCAGGCCGTGTCGGCACCCAAAGCAACTTTCAATGGCCACAAAGTTGCAGTTGTTGGTGCCGGACCTGCCGGCCTCACCTGTGCAGGCGACCTTGCTGCAAAGGGTTATCAGGTCACGGTACTTGAAGCGCTGCATGTCGCAGGCGGCGTTTTGATGTATGGCATTCCGCAGTTCCGTCTTCCAAAAGAAATTGTACAAAAGGAAATTGACGAACTGAAAGCCAAAGGCGTTGAAGTCAAGACGGATATGGTTATCGGCAAAGTGCTGGAAGTCGATGAATTATTCGATATGGGCTATGAGGCTGTCTTTATCGGCACAGGCGCCGGTTTGCCGAATTTCATGAATATTCCGGGCGAAGCGCTGGTCGGAACGTATTCGGCCAATGAATTTTTAACCCGCACCAATTTGATGAAAGCATATAAACCTGAGTACGATACACCGTCTCCGGTTGTACACAAAGTTGCAGTAGTCGGCGGCGGCAATGTTGCCATGGATGCTGCACGTACAGCACTGCGCCTTGGCGCAGAGGAAGTGCATGTCGTTTACCGCCGCGCAGAGGAACAGATGCCTGCCAGAAAAGAAGAAGTACACCATGCAAAAGAAGAGGGTGTCATTTTTAATTTCCTGACCAGCCCTGTCCGCATTCTCGGGGATGAAAATGGACATGTCAGCGGCATTGAGTGTGTAAAGATGCAGCTTGGCGAGCCGGATGCCTCTGGCCGCCGGCGCCCAGTTGAAATTCCGGGAAGCAACTTTAAAACTTCTGTTGATTGTGTCGTTATGGCAATCGGCAACAGCCCGAATCCGCTGATTCGCTCCACAACCAAAGGGTTGGAAGCAAACCGCAAGGGCTGCATTGTCGTAAATGATGAGACGATGGAAACATCACGCGAAGGTGTTTACGCTGCCGGTGATGCGGTTTCCGGTGCAGCTACCGTTATTTTGGCGATGGGCGGCGGCAAGGCTGCGGCTAAGTCGATTGACGAGTATATTCAGAAGAAAAATAAGTAA
- a CDS encoding sulfide/dihydroorotate dehydrogenase-like FAD/NAD-binding protein, which yields MFQIVGKRKLNDSMTLMIVKAPFIAKKAKAGQFIILRVDEFGERIPLTVADYDREAGTVTIIYQIVGKTTMKLDQLNVGDAILDFVGPLGKASELSGYHRAAVIGGGAGCAIAWPQAKALHQMGAKVDMIAGFRNKDIIILEDEMREASDRLFLMTDDGSNGNKGFVTAALAENIENGADYDLVVAIGPLVMMRAVVGVTKPKNIKTIVSMNPIMIDGTGMCGGCRLTVGGKTKFACVDGPDFDGFEVDFDETIKRGRTYFDQERAMAREENCKLMEGVKNA from the coding sequence ATGTTTCAAATCGTAGGTAAGCGCAAACTGAACGATTCTATGACACTCATGATTGTAAAGGCCCCCTTTATTGCAAAAAAAGCAAAAGCAGGGCAGTTTATTATTTTGCGTGTCGATGAGTTTGGCGAACGTATTCCGCTGACGGTGGCAGACTATGACCGGGAAGCCGGTACCGTAACCATCATTTATCAAATCGTTGGCAAGACGACCATGAAACTGGACCAGCTCAATGTAGGGGACGCAATCTTAGACTTTGTCGGACCTTTGGGAAAAGCCAGCGAACTGTCGGGATACCACCGTGCTGCAGTTATTGGCGGCGGCGCCGGCTGTGCTATTGCATGGCCCCAGGCAAAGGCTTTGCATCAAATGGGTGCAAAAGTCGATATGATTGCAGGCTTTCGCAACAAAGATATTATTATTTTGGAAGATGAAATGCGTGAGGCCAGTGACCGGCTGTTTTTAATGACAGACGACGGCAGCAACGGCAATAAGGGCTTTGTAACGGCTGCATTGGCAGAAAATATTGAAAATGGCGCAGATTACGACCTGGTTGTGGCAATCGGCCCGCTGGTGATGATGCGCGCTGTGGTCGGCGTGACAAAGCCGAAAAACATTAAGACCATTGTCAGCATGAATCCAATTATGATAGACGGCACCGGCATGTGCGGCGGCTGCCGGCTGACGGTTGGCGGCAAAACAAAGTTTGCCTGTGTGGACGGCCCGGATTTTGACGGCTTTGAGGTTGACTTTGACGAGACAATTAAGCGCGGCCGCACATACTTTGACCAGGAGCGTGCAATGGCCAGAGAAGAAAACTGCAAGCTGATGGAGGGTGTGAAAAATGCCTAA
- the spoIVA gene encoding stage IV sporulation protein A, whose amino-acid sequence MAEHTIYRDIAKRTNGDIYIGVVGPVRTGKSTFIKKFMDTIVIPNIDEEARKDRAVDELPQSAAGRTIMTTEPKFIPEQAVKVQIDDSATFSVRLIDCVGYIVPSALGYVEGDSPRMVMTPWFDDPVPFNMAAEIGTKKVITEHSTIGLVVTTDGSISDIPREEYEDAEERVITELKEIHKPFIVLLNSTDPAAAGTKELAKQLETKYGVPVLPVNCLELEEDGIREILSKVLFEFPVQEIRIDMPHWISTLEKEHWLRAAVYEAIRDSAAKISCIREVSSMAQQISACEYVQKATVSSIDLGTGKIRMSVSLEQSLFYKVLGEKTGLSLETEEDLLDSMMNFARMQKEYDKIKDAYHSVQETGYGIVMPATDELTLEEPRIVRQGGKYGIRLKATAPSIHMMKTQITTEITPIVGSEAQSEELVSYILKEFEENPSKIWESNIFGKSLHELVNEGMHNKLYRMPQDAREKVRETIERIINDGCNGLICIIL is encoded by the coding sequence ATGGCAGAACACACGATTTACCGGGACATTGCAAAACGAACAAACGGCGATATTTACATTGGCGTTGTCGGTCCGGTGCGTACAGGAAAATCTACTTTTATCAAAAAGTTTATGGATACCATTGTGATACCCAATATTGATGAAGAGGCCCGTAAAGACCGAGCTGTAGATGAGCTGCCGCAGTCAGCCGCCGGACGCACCATTATGACAACAGAGCCTAAATTCATACCAGAGCAGGCTGTGAAAGTGCAAATCGACGACAGCGCTACTTTTTCGGTGCGCTTAATCGACTGTGTCGGTTACATAGTGCCCAGTGCTTTAGGTTATGTTGAGGGCGATAGCCCGCGTATGGTGATGACGCCGTGGTTTGATGACCCGGTCCCATTCAATATGGCGGCGGAAATCGGTACGAAAAAAGTGATTACAGAGCACTCTACTATTGGGCTGGTAGTTACCACCGATGGCAGCATCAGCGATATTCCACGGGAAGAGTATGAGGATGCTGAAGAGCGTGTTATTACAGAGCTTAAAGAAATCCATAAACCCTTTATTGTTCTGCTTAATTCCACAGACCCCGCTGCTGCGGGAACCAAAGAGCTTGCAAAGCAGCTGGAAACAAAATATGGGGTTCCGGTTTTGCCGGTCAACTGTCTGGAACTTGAAGAGGACGGTATTCGGGAAATTTTGTCGAAAGTTCTCTTTGAATTTCCAGTACAAGAGATTAGAATCGATATGCCGCACTGGATTTCAACTTTGGAAAAAGAACATTGGCTGCGCGCAGCCGTATATGAGGCAATTCGTGACAGTGCCGCTAAAATAAGCTGCATTCGGGAAGTCAGCAGCATGGCACAGCAGATTTCTGCCTGCGAATACGTGCAGAAAGCCACCGTTTCCAGTATTGATCTAGGTACAGGAAAAATCAGAATGTCCGTTTCACTGGAGCAGTCGCTGTTTTATAAAGTGCTGGGCGAAAAGACCGGCCTTTCGCTGGAAACAGAAGAAGACCTGCTCGACAGCATGATGAACTTTGCGCGGATGCAGAAAGAATACGACAAAATCAAGGATGCCTATCATTCGGTGCAGGAAACCGGCTATGGAATTGTTATGCCGGCAACTGATGAGCTGACGCTGGAGGAACCGCGTATTGTGCGACAAGGAGGTAAATACGGCATTCGCCTGAAAGCCACCGCACCCTCCATTCACATGATGAAAACACAAATCACAACAGAAATTACGCCGATTGTCGGGTCAGAGGCACAAAGCGAAGAACTGGTATCATACATTCTGAAAGAATTTGAAGAAAACCCCTCGAAAATCTGGGAATCCAATATTTTCGGGAAAAGCCTGCATGAACTTGTCAATGAGGGGATGCACAACAAGCTTTACCGTATGCCGCAGGACGCGCGCGAAAAGGTGCGGGAAACAATCGAGCGGATTATCAACGACGGCTGCAACGGCCTGATTTGCATAATTTTGTAA
- a CDS encoding DUF3794 domain-containing protein: MLNREVLSASEAIYDGCQEQPIDLDISLPDYCPDIQRILKCQVCPSITSRSVSGDRLEVEGTCAVSVYYLDSGGTAVRCYETESPYLAAITLKQPAENPRISAFTRVEYVNCRPTSPRRLDIHGAFSVCARVCGRSDMEIVTSSDDKDTEQQKKEFTCTAFSSFSQQPFTVEDTLELTPGKMPAETILRIDTCAVLKSAEPMQGQVMAAGEIRLHILYSTGEEAAEPEFMEYVMPFTQLLDCEGISTETTCRVQLNVSGVEIQVHADYSGESSAFDTHVHLLAAVTCFAPKTIAALTDAYSHACELNITRRQKTLESLNSIVSDTCSHRFTVQCDNSLTKVLDLWSEPCTVSAAVENGQLKFTGKLLLCVLALNQENAPFYFERSTEFSCAKPIEIQYDTRCMAEGSVLSLSYHLTGGEIDMKAELLLTAEVYEMQTIKFITEIEEDTTRTKEKDPAALCIYFADAGEKLWDIACRYSTSVGAIQQENGLTGETVENQGMLLIPM; the protein is encoded by the coding sequence ATGCTTAACCGTGAGGTGCTTTCTGCAAGCGAAGCAATTTATGACGGCTGCCAGGAGCAGCCAATCGATTTGGACATCAGCCTGCCAGATTACTGCCCGGATATACAGCGCATTTTAAAGTGCCAGGTATGCCCGAGCATCACTTCCCGCAGCGTGTCCGGCGACCGGCTGGAAGTAGAGGGTACCTGCGCTGTCAGCGTATACTATCTGGACTCCGGTGGCACGGCGGTGCGCTGCTATGAGACCGAAAGTCCCTATCTTGCTGCAATTACCCTCAAACAGCCGGCAGAAAACCCGAGAATCTCCGCATTTACCAGGGTGGAGTATGTCAACTGCCGCCCAACCAGCCCGCGCCGCCTGGATATTCACGGTGCTTTTTCTGTCTGTGCGCGGGTCTGCGGACGCAGTGACATGGAGATTGTAACTTCTTCTGATGACAAAGATACCGAGCAGCAGAAAAAAGAATTTACCTGCACTGCTTTTTCCAGCTTTTCACAGCAGCCTTTTACAGTGGAGGATACTTTGGAACTTACACCGGGGAAAATGCCGGCAGAGACAATTTTACGCATTGACACCTGCGCTGTTTTAAAATCGGCCGAGCCTATGCAGGGGCAGGTCATGGCGGCAGGTGAAATTCGTTTGCATATCCTTTACAGTACCGGAGAAGAGGCAGCTGAGCCAGAATTTATGGAATATGTAATGCCCTTTACGCAGCTGCTCGACTGCGAGGGCATTTCTACTGAGACAACTTGCCGGGTACAGCTGAATGTTTCCGGTGTAGAAATTCAGGTGCACGCCGATTACAGCGGAGAATCCTCTGCATTTGATACACATGTGCATCTTTTGGCTGCTGTTACCTGCTTTGCTCCAAAGACGATTGCGGCCTTGACAGATGCTTACTCACATGCCTGTGAGCTGAACATTACACGGCGCCAAAAGACTTTGGAAAGTCTGAACAGCATTGTCAGCGACACCTGCTCGCACCGCTTTACGGTACAGTGTGACAACAGCCTTACAAAGGTTCTAGACCTTTGGAGTGAGCCCTGCACGGTTTCCGCGGCCGTAGAAAACGGCCAGCTGAAGTTTACTGGGAAATTGCTGCTCTGTGTGCTGGCACTAAACCAGGAAAATGCACCTTTCTATTTTGAACGTTCTACAGAATTTTCCTGTGCGAAACCAATCGAGATTCAGTACGATACCCGCTGCATGGCAGAGGGCAGTGTACTCAGCCTCAGCTACCACCTGACCGGCGGTGAAATTGACATGAAGGCTGAGCTTTTGCTGACAGCGGAAGTTTACGAAATGCAGACCATTAAATTCATTACGGAAATCGAAGAAGATACAACTCGCACCAAAGAAAAGGACCCCGCTGCGCTGTGCATTTATTTTGCAGATGCGGGCGAAAAGCTGTGGGACATTGCGTGCCGCTACAGCACCAGCGTAGGTGCCATTCAGCAGGAAAACGGCCTTACCGGAGAAACCGTAGAGAATCAGGGGATGCTGCTGATTCCCATGTAA
- the spoVM gene encoding stage V sporulation protein SpoVM: MKIVVVHSPKVLGFFLRKFFHIQKEQPEPRHE; this comes from the coding sequence GTGAAAATTGTAGTGGTACACAGCCCTAAAGTGCTCGGCTTTTTCCTGCGTAAATTTTTCCATATTCAAAAAGAGCAGCCGGAACCTCGGCACGAGTAG
- a CDS encoding thiamine diphosphokinase codes for MNQCVIIGSAPVQNLSIIKDSITEGSFVICADGGFDTAVAAKIKPDLLIGDFDSLKTAPPEGLETVRLMREKDDTDMLAAVKEGMHRGYKDFVFFGALGARFDHSYANVSILQYISKLGGHGVIISDDEKLFFMPGGRLHLRDMKGCTASVYPFGVPNATVTYTGMKYPLTESVISSDNPIGTSNIIESDDATITVLGGSVIIYVLSEKSKK; via the coding sequence ATGAATCAATGTGTCATTATTGGCTCTGCTCCCGTACAAAATTTATCTATTATTAAAGATTCGATTACAGAAGGTTCTTTTGTCATTTGCGCAGACGGTGGATTTGACACTGCTGTTGCTGCAAAAATCAAGCCGGACCTTTTGATTGGCGATTTTGATTCTCTTAAGACTGCACCGCCAGAGGGCCTTGAGACTGTGCGCCTGATGCGTGAAAAAGATGATACCGATATGCTTGCCGCAGTCAAGGAAGGTATGCATAGGGGATATAAAGACTTTGTGTTTTTTGGCGCGCTGGGTGCCAGATTTGATCATTCTTATGCAAATGTTTCTATTCTGCAGTATATCAGCAAACTCGGCGGCCACGGCGTCATTATCTCTGACGATGAAAAACTGTTCTTTATGCCCGGCGGCCGGCTGCATTTGCGGGATATGAAAGGCTGCACAGCTTCTGTGTACCCGTTTGGCGTACCCAACGCTACAGTTACTTATACCGGAATGAAATATCCACTGACGGAAAGTGTTATCAGCTCTGACAATCCAATTGGCACAAGCAATATCATTGAGAGCGATGATGCGACAATTACCGTGCTGGGCGGCAGTGTAATTATTTATGTTCTCAGCGAAAAAAGCAAAAAATAA
- the rsgA gene encoding ribosome small subunit-dependent GTPase A, translating into MKMCKGTILKSLSGFYKVETETGDSVECRACGRFRKTGEKPVVGDHVLFRPEGDDGYIEEILPRRNSLVRPPVANIDQLLIVVSVCDPAPSTLVIDKLIAAAEHQKIEPAVAVSKTDLQSGDWLYEIYKKAGFPCFILSSATNSGIEQVRPYLTGKVTVLTGNTGAGKSSLLNALYPQLSLATGEISRKLGRGRHTTRQVELLHLPQGGLAADTPGFSSICTERYHLIEKEQLQNCFREFRPYLGRCQFQGCSHTCEKGCAVLQAVENGEILQSRHESYVEIYQELKDRKECYKK; encoded by the coding sequence ATGAAAATGTGTAAAGGAACGATTCTGAAAAGTCTGAGCGGATTTTACAAAGTCGAAACAGAAACAGGGGACAGCGTAGAGTGTCGTGCCTGTGGGCGTTTTCGCAAAACAGGTGAAAAGCCGGTTGTCGGCGACCATGTCTTATTCCGCCCTGAAGGGGACGATGGCTATATCGAAGAAATCCTGCCCCGCAGGAATTCTTTGGTGCGCCCGCCGGTTGCCAATATTGATCAGCTGCTGATTGTAGTGTCGGTTTGTGACCCAGCCCCAAGCACGCTGGTGATCGATAAACTTATTGCTGCGGCGGAGCACCAAAAAATCGAGCCAGCGGTCGCTGTTTCTAAAACAGATCTGCAAAGCGGTGACTGGTTGTATGAAATTTATAAAAAAGCCGGATTCCCCTGTTTTATCCTTTCTTCGGCAACGAACAGCGGCATTGAGCAGGTGCGGCCCTATCTTACGGGAAAGGTGACTGTGCTTACCGGAAATACCGGCGCGGGAAAATCTTCTCTGCTCAATGCACTATACCCGCAGCTTTCCCTTGCAACAGGGGAAATCAGCCGCAAACTCGGCCGCGGCCGGCATACGACCCGTCAAGTAGAGCTGCTTCATCTGCCGCAGGGGGGACTTGCAGCCGATACGCCCGGCTTTTCCTCTATTTGTACAGAGCGCTATCACTTAATCGAAAAAGAGCAGCTGCAGAATTGCTTCCGGGAGTTTCGGCCGTATCTCGGCCGCTGCCAGTTTCAGGGGTGCTCGCACACCTGTGAAAAGGGTTGCGCTGTCTTGCAGGCAGTAGAAAATGGAGAAATTCTGCAGTCACGCCATGAAAGCTATGTAGAAATCTATCAGGAATTAAAGGATAGAAAGGAATGTTATAAAAAATGA
- the pknB gene encoding Stk1 family PASTA domain-containing Ser/Thr kinase, which translates to MDKYTGKRLDGRYEIHELVGMGGMALVYRAYDTLDQRVVAIKILKDEYLHNAEFIRRFKNESKAIALLSHPNIVKVYDVSFGDQIQYIVEEYIDGITLKQYLDQQPGVDWHKALHFTTEILQALQHAHERGIVHRDIKPQNIMVLPNGHIKVTDFGIARFARSETRTMTDKAIGSVHYIAPEQARGDLTDEKADIYSVGVMLYEMTTGQLPFEAENAVSVAIMQLQTDPCPPREINPDIPMGLQEITLKAMQKDPMQRYQSAAQMLRDINIFEQDPSVRFHYEYFAGDKPTKYLDTDTTMDIDPQNEYRDDYVYTEDGNADSQTQPEVKQKTRNKAPLIATGIIAAFLVVAAILVLSGALKSQKKVTLENFVGKTLSTVQADNSNNFQFTIKYVTDSTKDAGVITAQDPAAGTAVPAGSKVTLTVVKSQDTAMVPDVTNQTKATAEQTLKENGLLASFKEQSSDTIDKGNAISTDPAAGTSIEKGKTVTVYISTGPASVSVPDVVGQTVSSAKDTLTNAGFKVSVAAQDNTGKPANYVVSTSPAAGNSVAKGSTITVYYSSGQNEKEIKVVVQLPANVKHSVSLVYYLDGVQQGSAAVNPSSNNTWTGQFKDSSGSKELLVELDGQKYVKYKLDFTTGNWAITWQGTYQDSQASSAPSVSSRPSSSASSSHQPQSSAPAASSSSSQSSGQDGA; encoded by the coding sequence ATGGATAAATATACTGGGAAACGCCTGGACGGCAGATACGAAATCCATGAGTTGGTCGGTATGGGCGGCATGGCACTTGTTTACCGCGCGTACGATACCCTGGACCAGCGTGTGGTTGCAATTAAGATTTTAAAAGATGAATACCTGCACAATGCAGAATTTATCCGGCGCTTTAAAAATGAAAGCAAAGCGATTGCACTGCTTTCTCATCCCAATATCGTTAAAGTTTACGATGTCAGCTTTGGCGACCAAATTCAGTATATTGTTGAAGAATATATCGATGGTATTACGCTCAAGCAGTACCTTGACCAGCAGCCCGGCGTGGATTGGCACAAGGCCCTGCACTTTACAACAGAAATTTTGCAGGCACTGCAGCATGCACACGAGCGCGGTATTGTTCACCGCGATATTAAGCCGCAGAACATTATGGTTTTGCCAAATGGTCACATTAAAGTGACCGATTTTGGCATTGCCCGCTTTGCTCGCAGCGAAACACGCACCATGACCGACAAAGCCATTGGCTCTGTGCATTATATTGCCCCGGAACAGGCCCGCGGCGACTTGACAGACGAAAAGGCGGATATTTATTCCGTCGGCGTCATGTTGTACGAAATGACCACGGGCCAGCTGCCATTTGAGGCAGAAAACGCGGTATCTGTCGCAATTATGCAGCTGCAGACGGACCCTTGCCCGCCGCGGGAAATCAATCCTGATATCCCGATGGGCCTGCAGGAAATCACGCTGAAAGCCATGCAGAAAGACCCTATGCAGCGCTACCAGTCTGCTGCGCAGATGTTGCGGGACATTAATATTTTTGAGCAGGACCCCAGTGTGCGTTTCCATTATGAATACTTTGCCGGGGACAAGCCGACAAAATATCTGGATACCGACACAACCATGGATATAGACCCTCAGAATGAGTACAGGGATGATTATGTCTATACCGAAGACGGAAATGCCGACAGCCAAACACAGCCGGAAGTCAAACAAAAAACGCGCAACAAGGCGCCGCTGATTGCGACGGGCATCATTGCAGCTTTTTTGGTTGTAGCGGCAATTTTGGTTCTTTCTGGTGCGCTGAAGTCTCAGAAAAAAGTAACACTAGAAAATTTTGTAGGTAAAACGCTTTCTACAGTGCAGGCTGATAATTCCAATAATTTTCAATTCACTATTAAATATGTGACAGACAGCACAAAAGATGCCGGTGTCATTACAGCGCAGGACCCTGCCGCCGGCACAGCTGTGCCGGCGGGCTCTAAGGTAACGCTGACGGTTGTAAAGAGCCAAGATACCGCAATGGTACCGGATGTGACAAATCAGACAAAGGCAACTGCCGAGCAGACTTTGAAAGAAAACGGACTTCTCGCTTCCTTTAAAGAGCAGTCCAGTGATACCATAGACAAAGGAAATGCGATTTCCACAGACCCTGCAGCGGGCACTTCCATTGAAAAAGGAAAGACCGTAACGGTTTATATCAGTACCGGCCCGGCATCTGTCAGTGTACCGGATGTCGTAGGACAGACGGTAAGCAGTGCAAAAGATACTCTGACTAATGCTGGATTTAAAGTTTCGGTAGCTGCGCAGGACAACACCGGCAAACCAGCCAATTATGTCGTTTCCACATCACCTGCCGCGGGAAATTCTGTTGCAAAAGGCAGTACGATTACGGTGTATTACAGCTCTGGGCAGAATGAAAAAGAAATTAAGGTGGTTGTGCAGCTGCCGGCAAATGTAAAGCACAGTGTTTCTCTAGTTTATTATTTGGACGGTGTGCAGCAGGGCAGTGCCGCTGTCAATCCTTCTTCTAACAATACCTGGACCGGTCAGTTTAAGGACAGCAGCGGTTCCAAAGAGCTTTTGGTCGAGCTGGACGGCCAGAAATATGTGAAATATAAACTAGACTTTACAACAGGCAACTGGGCCATTACGTGGCAGGGAACCTATCAGGATTCACAGGCTTCTTCTGCGCCAAGCGTTTCCTCTCGCCCAAGCAGCTCTGCTTCGTCGTCGCATCAGCCGCAGTCTTCTGCACCTGCCGCGTCGTCTTCCTCTTCCCAGTCTTCTGGACAGGATGGGGCATAA
- a CDS encoding Stp1/IreP family PP2C-type Ser/Thr phosphatase, translated as MFKVCHKTDIGLVRESNQDACRSGLTANGIAWAVVCDGMGGANGGNVASSIAVETMVRQYHSFFQGNPSYSDNSIRDLMVAAVYNANTAVYERSCAEEELHGMGTTVVSAIVYDGIAHIAHAGDSRAYLITPDGIRQVTTDHSIVQELVDSGDLTEQQAKFHPQKNIITRALGIEPTVEVDYNEVPFEGRSLLLLCTDGLSNYIEKEDFYSFSQQYAGQQLAEKLVSQAKDSGGSDNITVAIIEN; from the coding sequence ATGTTTAAAGTATGTCATAAAACAGATATTGGGCTGGTGCGCGAGTCAAATCAAGATGCCTGCCGAAGCGGCCTGACTGCTAACGGAATTGCCTGGGCCGTTGTTTGTGACGGTATGGGCGGCGCCAATGGCGGCAATGTTGCCAGCAGTATCGCAGTGGAAACCATGGTGCGCCAGTATCACAGCTTTTTTCAGGGGAATCCGTCTTACAGTGACAATTCCATACGCGACCTGATGGTCGCGGCAGTTTATAATGCCAATACGGCGGTTTACGAGCGCTCGTGCGCAGAAGAGGAACTGCACGGTATGGGTACCACGGTTGTCTCGGCAATCGTTTATGATGGCATTGCACATATTGCGCATGCCGGCGACAGCCGTGCATACCTAATTACTCCTGACGGTATTCGGCAGGTAACTACCGACCATTCCATTGTGCAGGAGCTAGTCGACAGTGGAGATTTAACAGAGCAGCAGGCAAAATTTCATCCTCAGAAAAACATTATTACACGTGCTTTGGGGATTGAACCTACTGTAGAAGTGGATTACAACGAGGTCCCGTTTGAGGGGCGCAGCCTGCTGCTTTTGTGTACAGACGGCCTTTCAAATTACATTGAAAAAGAAGATTTCTATTCTTTTTCACAGCAGTATGCCGGGCAGCAGCTTGCAGAAAAGCTGGTCAGCCAGGCCAAAGATAGCGGCGGAAGCGACAATATCACCGTTGCCATCATTGAAAACTGA